In Luteimonas viscosa, the following proteins share a genomic window:
- a CDS encoding mechanosensitive ion channel family protein, with product MLHAVAAAAPSQAAAAAGQARDGVGAVLGYAPLQAFGLGGITIGAMIAALVVLVVAWVVSQLLQRAIARYGGRSGGVSQPALYTVSRLAHYVLITIGFLAAMNVAGMPLSQFAVFAGAIGVGLGFGLQAIFSNFVSGLILLFDRSLKVGDFVELDNDIRGVVRAINIRSTLITTNDAIDVLVPNSEFVSGRVVNWTHGTDHRRIRVPFGVAYGTDKLLVKKAALEAAARVPFTLANDDDRRPQVWLVNFGDSAVEYILAVWLTEEAARRNAAIRAAYLWELDTALHEHGIEIPFPQRDLHLRSAFGRSGEDALALLRGQAPGRDEDDAPARAEASLPREERARLARNDAGEDTRRAIEEDAREAELREQQASTTDAGAPGTRGASDGQPD from the coding sequence ATGCTGCATGCGGTAGCCGCCGCCGCGCCATCGCAGGCCGCCGCAGCCGCCGGGCAGGCGCGCGACGGCGTCGGCGCCGTGCTCGGCTACGCGCCGCTGCAGGCGTTCGGCCTGGGCGGCATCACCATCGGCGCGATGATCGCCGCGCTGGTGGTGCTGGTCGTGGCCTGGGTGGTGTCGCAGCTGCTGCAGCGCGCGATCGCCCGCTACGGTGGCCGCAGCGGCGGCGTCAGCCAGCCGGCGCTCTACACGGTATCGCGGCTCGCGCACTACGTGCTGATCACGATCGGCTTCCTGGCCGCGATGAACGTGGCCGGCATGCCGCTCAGCCAGTTCGCGGTGTTCGCCGGCGCGATCGGCGTCGGGCTCGGCTTCGGCCTGCAGGCGATCTTCAGCAATTTCGTCTCGGGCCTGATCCTGCTGTTCGACCGTTCGCTCAAGGTGGGCGATTTCGTCGAGCTCGATAACGACATCCGCGGCGTGGTGCGCGCCATCAACATCCGCTCCACGTTGATCACCACCAACGACGCCATCGACGTGCTGGTGCCGAACTCCGAGTTCGTCAGCGGGCGGGTGGTGAACTGGACCCACGGCACCGACCATCGTCGCATCCGCGTGCCCTTCGGCGTCGCCTACGGCACCGACAAGCTGCTGGTCAAGAAGGCGGCGCTGGAAGCGGCGGCGCGCGTGCCGTTCACGCTCGCGAACGACGACGACCGGCGTCCGCAGGTATGGCTGGTCAACTTCGGCGACAGCGCGGTGGAATACATCCTCGCGGTGTGGCTGACCGAGGAGGCGGCGCGCCGCAACGCCGCGATCAGGGCCGCGTACCTGTGGGAACTGGACACCGCGCTGCACGAGCACGGCATCGAGATCCCCTTCCCGCAACGCGACCTGCACCTGCGCAGCGCGTTCGGGCGCAGCGGCGAGGACGCGCTGGCCCTGCTGCGCGGACAGGCGCCCGGTCGCGACGAGGACGATGCCCCCGCGAGGGCGGAAGCGTCGCTGCCACGCGAGGAGCGCGCGCGACTGGCGCGCAACGACGCGGGCGAAGACACCCGGCGCGCGATCGAGGAAGACGCGCGCGAAGCCGAACTACGCGAACAGCAGGCGTCGACCACCGACGCCGGCGCACCCGGAACCAGAGGAGCAAGCGATGGCCAACCCGATTGA